ATACCTTTTACAACGCGGCAAACAGATATAAAATCTTTTAAATCTTTTTGAAAAACAGGATCAGTTGGGTGAGAAACGTGTTGACTAGTAAGTGAATATTTAATCCCATATTGGTACAAGTTATTGCAAACTGATATTTTACCACACCAAGAATCACGACGATTAACTACATTCATTTTAGATAATTCATCTGGGTATGCTTGTATTAAAACAGGAACGTTTAAATTAGCAAGTTTTAGTGTATCTGCAACCCCTCTTTCATCTCCAAAGTTTGGCAAAAGCACCAAAATTCCAGCCAACTCATCTCTATGTTTTTTAAAGAGGTCTGCACATTTTTGTGAATCTTTATAGGTTTCAACACCCCCTAATTTAGTATCTGTTGTTTCTAATAAAATTGGTTTTAAGTTTAATTTCGCAAAAACATCCACAATTTCTGTTCTTGCTTTTTCAACTAAACTATCTGGGAAAAAATCACGATTCCCAATTATAATTCCAATACTTAATGATTTTTTTGACATGTTATTTATTATAAAATTGAAGCTAATATTATTTAAATGATATTAAAGATGTGTAACTATTAGTCGATGGTCAATTCTGTAAAGCTTTATGCTAAAATGACTTCGATTTCATGGTTTTTAAAAACTTTCTTATCCGATTCTTTGATTCCTGAGTCTGTTACTATATAATCTATTAAAGATAGCGCTCCTAAACTCGCTAAAGCACTTTTGCCTATTTTGGTACTATCCGCTACCAAATAGGTAATATCAGCAGCTTCTATCATCGCTCTTTTAACAACCAAGTCACTAATACTTGGATAAGTTAAGCCCGATTTTAATGAAATTCCAGCAGTTGCTAGAAATAGTTTTTGCACATTCAAACCTTTAAAAAAATCGGCAGCCTTTTGCCCTGTAAGTGATAAAGTTGGAGGTTTAAATTCTCCTCCAGTCATTATAACTTCTATACCAGGCTCAGTACCTAACATCAATGCTATATTCAAGGCATTGGTTATTACTGTTAAATTTTTAAAACCAATTAATTTTTTAGCTAATTCCGTGGTAGTGCTACCTGAGTCCAAAATAATAGTATCCCCTAATTCAATATATTCTAGACATTTAAGTGCAATAGATTCTTTTTGCTCTAAATTCTCTTGGTGAAATAATGCAAAATTTTTAACATGGTCTTCAATATTTTTCATAAAAGCACCTCCATGCTCTCTAATTATTAAACCTTGTTTTTCTAGCTTCTCTAGGTCTTGTCTCACAGTTACTTCGGTAACTTTGAACAACTTTGCTAAATCAACTACTTTTGCAGAACCATCTTCTTGAAGCAGTTCCATTATTTTTTCTCGTCGTTTATTGGGTAATATTGCCATACTACAAAGAAAAGAAAAAAAACGAAAAATAAAGCAAAAATCAGAAGAATTAAATATTTTAATAAAATAGCACTCTAATAATTTTAATTCACAATTTCGATTTCATCGTTAAAAATAAGAACCTTTTATTTAAAAAATAAATTACACTTATTTTCCTACATAATGCATGTGGATGAATAAATATCGATTAAAAACAATTGTTTTTTATGCTTTACAATTTTTTCTCGGTGTAATTCTACTACACAATGTTATTTGTTCTCAAAATTATTCTTTTTCATTCTTAACAATAATAAAAATCTTACTTTTTTATTTATCATTTTAACTAACTAATACCATTCTAATCGTGTTTTTTTTCATACAAAAACATAGTAAACGAAAAAAAAAATTAAAAAAAACGAAAAAAAAAATAAATAATAAACAAATAATTTTATATTTGGATAATCGATTACATGTTAACAAACTGTATCATACCAACTTAACACTAAATTAAAAACTATTATTTATGACAAACCAAAACTTACTTAGTTTTCTACAAATCTTTTTAAGATATATAGAAGCTATAAAACAGAATTTTAAAAAAAATGACCTATTATTTTTAATGGGTTTATTATTTATTTGTACGGGCTCTTTACATGCTCAAAATAAAACTGTTACGGGCAAAGTAACGGACGGTGATGATTTGGAAGGCCCTTTAGCTGGAGTGACTATTCTTGTTAAAGGTACCAACAACGGAACCTCTACAGACTTTGATGGAGATTTCACTCTTAATAATGTAAGTGAAACTGCAACTTTAGTATTTTCCTATATAGGTTATGTTACCCAAGAAATTCCTGTAAATTATAAAACGACCTTTAATGTAACTCTAAAGCCAAGTTTAGAATCTCTAGATGAAGTTAAGATAGTAGCTATTGGTTATGGAACAGTAAAAAGGGAGAACTTAACAGGTTCGGTTGCATCAATATCAGCAAAGGAATTATCTAAAGTTGCGGTAACAAATGTTTCGGAAGCCTTAGCAGGAAGACTACCTGGTGTAAGCGTTCAAGCCATAGATGGAGCTCCTGGGGCTGACATTATAATTCGTGTAAGGGGTGGAGGATCTATTAATAATGATAATTCACCACTATATGTCGTTGATGGACTCATTGTTGATAATTTAAACGACCTTCCTCCAGGTGATATAGAAAGCATTGATGTTTTGAAAGATGCTGCCTCTACTGCTATTTATGGATCCCGTGCATCAAATGGGGTCATATTAGTTTCTACTAAAAGAGCAAAAGCAGGTAAAACGACGGTTACTTATAATACTTTTTTTCAAGTTAAAACGTTCCCATCAGAAAGAAAGTACAACGTTTTATCTCCTTACGAATTTGCATTAATGCAATATGAGACAGCTGCCATAGGTGGAGCAACTACACTTGCACAATTCACAAAAGACTACGGTCATTTTGGTGATTTAAAGTTGTATAAAAATATGAAACCAATTGATAGACAAGAAGATTTGTTTGGTAAATCTAATTTTTCAAGATATAATAATTTTAATATCACAGGAGGAACTGAAGCCACTAGAATGTTTCTTAGTTATACTTCAAATAGAGATTCTGGTTTAATGCCAGATAGCGGTCAAGATAGAGATGCTCTAAATTTTAAATTAAATCATCAAATTTCTGATAAATTAAAAATTGATGCAGGAGCTAGAATAACAACTAATTTGATAAAGGGATCTGGTATTAGTGGTACGTCTGGATTAAAAGTATCTAATTTAGTTACTAATAGACCTATCAACGGTCTTGCAGACGAGTTGATTATTAATCCGGATTCTGCAGATGATGATTATTTGCAAGACTACATAGCCTCTTATTTAAATCCTGTTGAATATAGCAAACAAGATTGGAGACAAAAAAAGAGTTTAAGTTATATATTTAATGCAGGTTTAACTTGGGATATCTTAAATAATCTAAAAGCTAATACAGCGGTATCTCTAAATAAAACGTATGGAGAAAATCTGAGATTTTATGGACCTATAACAGGTGTTTCAAAAGAAAATGGAGGCGCGCCTGTTGGCACTAAATACGATTATGAAGATAAGTCTTATAGAATTACAAATACGTTGAATTACAGCTTTAAAAATCTTGGAAAACATGATGTGAATATATTAATTGGGCAAGAAGTAGGTTCTTCTGGAGGAATAAATCAATCTATACAAGTAGGTGGTTTTAGACCTTCCATACAACCTGAAGAGCTATTTGCAAATACGCAATTAGGAGACTCTCAGTACACCTATCAAAGCACTAAAGAAGAGACGGACACAAACATATTTTCTCTTTTCTCTAGAGCTAATTATTCCTATGATGATAAG
The genomic region above belongs to Mariniflexile litorale and contains:
- a CDS encoding TonB-dependent receptor → MTNQNLLSFLQIFLRYIEAIKQNFKKNDLLFLMGLLFICTGSLHAQNKTVTGKVTDGDDLEGPLAGVTILVKGTNNGTSTDFDGDFTLNNVSETATLVFSYIGYVTQEIPVNYKTTFNVTLKPSLESLDEVKIVAIGYGTVKRENLTGSVASISAKELSKVAVTNVSEALAGRLPGVSVQAIDGAPGADIIIRVRGGGSINNDNSPLYVVDGLIVDNLNDLPPGDIESIDVLKDAASTAIYGSRASNGVILVSTKRAKAGKTTVTYNTFFQVKTFPSERKYNVLSPYEFALMQYETAAIGGATTLAQFTKDYGHFGDLKLYKNMKPIDRQEDLFGKSNFSRYNNFNITGGTEATRMFLSYTSNRDSGLMPDSGQDRDALNFKLNHQISDKLKIDAGARITTNLIKGSGISGTSGLKVSNLVTNRPINGLADELIINPDSADDDYLQDYIASYLNPVEYSKQDWRQKKSLSYIFNAGLTWDILNNLKANTAVSLNKTYGENLRFYGPITGVSKENGGAPVGTKYDYEDKSYRITNTLNYSFKNLGKHDVNILIGQEVGSSGGINQSIQVGGFRPSIQPEELFANTQLGDSQYTYQSTKEETDTNIFSLFSRANYSYDDKYLFTATVRRDESSIFSKSNRVGYFPAFSAGWKISSEPFLKDSKAINQLKLRIGYGATGNDNIPTNSTNLLYFASDSRGPGFTNDLPSSYYYAGGGSTLYNPDLIWETTIGKNIGLDFTLFNSVVNGSLDFYRNEVKDLLVKGLIQGSPGFSTQWSNAGNTSNQGAELGLSMNVLNKKDYSLTINANFGTNKFRIDKLPGLDKQQFSTTNWASTDLNWYEDYLLKEGDEVGLIYGYKNDGFYTVDDFDQVTPTTYALKAGLPNPGGLYGTTLRPGSMKIKDLNNDGEIDKDNDRTVIGSTLPKATGGFGFTANLKGFDISAFFNWSYGNDEYNAGKIAYNSLFARNGGSYLNMLTTMDSSNRFTYIDIDGTYTGTPGQIITDLAQLGELNADKTIWSGNISFANRKPQLTDWAVEDASYIRFSNLTIGYTMPMKAIQNSIISNLRFYVTGTNLYLWTKYSGYDPDANNSRSNDGYQGLTPGLDFSSYPKNRSYTFGVNASF
- a CDS encoding DeoR/GlpR family DNA-binding transcription regulator, encoding MAILPNKRREKIMELLQEDGSAKVVDLAKLFKVTEVTVRQDLEKLEKQGLIIREHGGAFMKNIEDHVKNFALFHQENLEQKESIALKCLEYIELGDTIILDSGSTTTELAKKLIGFKNLTVITNALNIALMLGTEPGIEVIMTGGEFKPPTLSLTGQKAADFFKGLNVQKLFLATAGISLKSGLTYPSISDLVVKRAMIEAADITYLVADSTKIGKSALASLGALSLIDYIVTDSGIKESDKKVFKNHEIEVILA